The following coding sequences lie in one Rutidosis leptorrhynchoides isolate AG116_Rl617_1_P2 chromosome 4, CSIRO_AGI_Rlap_v1, whole genome shotgun sequence genomic window:
- the LOC139842112 gene encoding protein FAR1-RELATED SEQUENCE 5-like, with amino-acid sequence MDLSSIADSNSIAQSDVHVVTNSSNESAADSVADTFSSTNSVCRNHFLSSYEDEGPDGKKLWFPNVPDHFNPVIGSVLRSWEDCLYFYDLYAEAAGFNIKKASENKDEDGSVFYQVYRCNRSGHPVPKPLVPPAIVHPPANVNASQSSPDPDSSIPDKPAKRKHQRRKVSNCKSSSIKVECEACIRFKLIKGKIVIFKFFEGHSHKLITERNRNLLNKRRKLDPEHMEFLFKLSTRSNMGGFKAHTLFSALSGGIDNVGPLPVDFNNFHRDLIQSLGDTDAHIAIEQLLMKKNTLPNFSVEYYCDHNDFLRGVFWADNIFKFGDIVGFDATYGTNMYNMVFVPLTGVDNHKKLVIFGAALLASESIESFSWFLDCFLKVFGTEPGLVSTDQDPAMLEVGRELFSNKDFRKQMNNIFWNQELNAEKFEKCWQHVLDEFGLHDVD; translated from the exons CAATCTGATG TTCATGTTGTTACAAATTCGTCTAATGAATCAGCTGCTGATTCTGTTGCTGATACATTTTCTA GCACCAACTCTGTCTGTAGAAATCATTTTTTATCTTCTTATGAGGATGAAGGTCCTGATGGAAAGAAATTGTGGTTTCCTAATGTTCCAGATCATTTTAATCCTGTTATCGGTTCTGTATTAAGATCATGGGAAGATTGTTTATATTTTTATGACTTATATGCTGAGGCTGCTGGGTTCAATATTAAGAAAGCTTCTGAAAATAAAGATGAAGATGGTTCAGTTTTTTACCAAGTTTATAGGTGTAATAGGTCAGGTCATCCTGTCCCAAAACCTCTTGTTCCCCCTGCTATTGTTCATCCACCTGCTAATGTCAATGCATCTCAATCTAGCCCTGATCCTGATTCTTCCATTCCTGATAAACCTGCAAAGCGAAAGCATCAGCGTAGGAAAGTGTCTAACTGTAAATCTTCTAGTATTAAGGTTGAATGTGAAGCttgcattagattcaaacttattaaGGGTAAGAttgttatttttaagttttttgagGGGCATAGTCACAAACTCATAACTGAGAGGAATAGGAATTTGTTGAATAAAAGGAGGAAGTTGGATCCTGAACACATGGAATTTCTTTTCAAACTCAGTACTCGATCAAATATGGGTGGATTTAAAGCTCACACACTTTTTAGTGCTCTTAGTGGTGGTATTGATAATGTTGGTCCTTTGCCTGTAGATTTCAATAATTTTCATCGTGATTTGATCCAATCTCTAGGTGATACTGATGCACATATTGCTATTGAACAACTGCTTATGAAGAAAAATACTTTACCTAACTTCAGTGTCGAGTATTATTGTGATCATAATGATTTTTTACGTGGGGTTTTTTGGGCTGACAATATTTTTAAGTTTGGTGATATCGTTGGCTTTGATGCTACATATGGTACAAATAT GTATAATATGGTTTTTGTACCTCTCACTGGAGTTGATAATCATAAGAAGCTTGTTATTTTTGGAGCTGCTTTATTAGCTAGTGAAAGCATAGAATCATTTAGTTGGTTTCTTGATTGTTTTCTCAAAGTTTTTGGGACTGAACCGGGCTTAGTGTCCACTGATCAAGACCCAGCAATGTTGGAG gtTGGTCGTGAGTTGTTTTCAAATAAAGATTTTCGTAAGCAAATGAATAACATATTCTGGAATCAAGAGTTGAATGCTGAAAAGTTTGAAAAGTGTTGGCAACATGTTTTAGATGAATTTGGCTTGCATGATGTCGATTAG